The Brassica oleracea var. oleracea cultivar TO1000 chromosome C6, BOL, whole genome shotgun sequence genome includes a region encoding these proteins:
- the LOC106299580 gene encoding uncharacterized protein LOC106299580 produces the protein MSSNQELSHNAGEATGQVQLKKEEYLNKVSHAMDQNVDHHTHSQSHAEHDQNNPSLISQASTVIQQTGGQVKNMAQGAADAVKNTLGMSPATNNPSSPAGRTHPSNPSSPAGTTRPSNTSSRNI, from the exons ATGTCGTCAAACCAAGAGTTAAGCCACAACGCCGGAGAAGCCACCGGTCAAGTTCAG CTGAAGAAGGAAGAGTATTTGAACAAAGTATCACACGCAATGGATCAGAATGTTGATCATCACACTCACTCACAGTCCCACGCAGAACATGATCAGAACAATCCTTCCCTAATCTCACAGGCCTCTACTGTCATTCAACAG ACAGGTGGCCAAGTGAAAAATATGGCACAAGGAGCAGCCGACGCTGTGAAAAACACTCTTGGGATGAGTCCGGCCACCAACAACCCTAGCAGCCCGGCCGGCAGGACCCACCCGAGCAATCCTAGCAGTCCAGCCGGAACGACCCGCCCGAGCAACACTAGCTCAAGGAATATATAA
- the LOC106300806 gene encoding UPF0057 membrane protein At4g30660-like, with amino-acid sequence MPSKCEILCEILIAVLLPPLGVCLSRGCCTVEFLICLVLTIVGYVPCIIYALYVIVFKKQEEYFNEARRPLYYSA; translated from the exons ATGCCGAGCAAGTGCGAAATCTTGTGCGAGATCTTGATCGCAGTCCTTCTTCCTCCTCTAGGAGTTTGCCTCAGCCGTGGCTGTTGCACT GTGGAGTTCTTGATTTGCTTGGTCCTGACTATCGTAGGATACGTACCATGCATAATCTATGCGCTTTACGTGATTGTTTTCAAGAAACAAGAAGAGTATTTCAATGAAGCCAGACGCCCTCTCTACTACTCCGCTTGA
- the LOC106298419 gene encoding acyl-protein thioesterase 2-like: MSYSHQSMGSGSRNARGYEFGRTYVVRPKGKHQATLVWLHGLGDNGSSSSQLMESLHLPNIKWICPTAPTRPVSSLGGYTCTAWFDVGEISEDSHDDLEGLDASASHIANLLSSEPADVKVGIGGFSMGGAISLYSATCYALGRYGTGHTYPINLRAVVGLSGWLPGWKSLRNKIECSYEAARRAASLPIILTHGTADDLVPYRFGEKSAQSLGMAGFRQAVFKPYEGLGHYTVPKELDEVVQWLTTRLGLEGSR; the protein is encoded by the exons ATGAGTTATTCTCATCAAAGCATGGGTTCTG GTAGTAGAAATGCAAGGGGATATGAATTTGGAAGGACTTATGTTGTGAGGCCTAAAGGAAAGCATCAAGCCACTCTAGTATGGCTTCATGGTCTTGGGGACAATGGCTCTAG CTCATCTCAGCTCATGGAAAGCTTGCATCTTCCAAAT ATAAAATGGATTTGCCCGACTGCTCCTACGCGTCCTGTTTCAAGTCTTGGTGGATATACCTGCACTGCTT GGTTTGATGTTGGGGAAATTTCTGAAGACAGTCATGATGATTTGGAAGGTTTAGATGCCTCAGCTTCACATATTGCTAACCTTTTGTCCTCTGAACCAGCAGATG TTAAAGTGGGGATAGGAGGTTTTAGCATGGGAGGAGCGATATCTCTTTACTCTGCCACTTGCTATGCTCTTGGACGTTATGGAACTGGCCACACATACCCTATAAACCTACGAGCTGTTGTAGGACTCAGCGGTTGGCTTCCCGGTTGGAA GAGCCTAAGGAACAAAATAGAATGTTCGTATGAGGCTGCAAGGCGGGCTGCATCGTTACCAATCATACTTACACATGGAACTG CCGATGATTTGGTTCCTTATAGGTTTGGAGAGAAATCTGCGCAGTCTCTTGGCATGGCTGGATTTCGACAAGCTGTCTTTAAGCCATACGAAGG ACTTGGTCACTATACTGTTCCCAAAGAACTGGATGAAGTCGTTCAATGGCTCACAACAAGGCTCGGGCTCGAGGGCTCACGCTAA